One genomic region from Bactrocera tryoni isolate S06 chromosome 3, CSIRO_BtryS06_freeze2, whole genome shotgun sequence encodes:
- the LOC120772897 gene encoding uncharacterized protein LOC120772897 isoform X3, with product MEDLLNWITRTKPSRSVPGIDTHPILSKAQIKYENEMIMNAEEPEELKPLINRWLVEYQNLTKSELTKFNPATQEALRAKYILARKMHETLKERAIRRKQGLPNPKLNKNLSDFPETPERPKTRHSINSNIQQNEERRELKVFVEKAFSVISNAKKRNTLLEEIFDEKNVSNNADSSTSEPTTNMTTSNGDSHTMHVEPSTSSSSSTTTPLRRSSRRSTSPRVGNPQKRVLIEVSGETNTGQRGITVPVRRRTGLPTIANGDIYTVIGPNGTRVPSKKFKELSFTAAGITTPLEAN from the exons ATGGAAGACCTTTTGAACTGGATAACTAGAACAAAGCCTTCGCGAAGTGTACCAGGTATAGATACGCACCCGATACTTTCTAAGGCTCAAATTAAATACGAAAATGAGATGATTATGAATGCGGAAGAACCCGAAGAGCTCAAACCACTAATAAACAGATGGTTGGTAGAGTATCAGAATCTTACGAAGTCAGAACTTACCAAATTCAACCCGGCAACTCAAGAGGCGCTTagagcaaaatatattttagctaGGAAAATGCATGAAACATTAAAGGAACGTGCCATCAGGCGAAAACAAGGACTGCCAAATCCTAAACTGAATAAAAATCTTTCCGACTTCCCCGAAACACCAGAGCGGCCGAAAACACGCCATAGTATAAATTCTAATATACAGCAAAATGAGGAGAGACGAGAGCTTAAGGTATTTGTGGAGAAAGCTTTCAGTGTCATCAGCAacgcgaaaaaaagaaatactttATTGGAGGAAATATTTGATGAAAAGAATGTGTCAAATAATGCAGACTCCTCTACAAGTGAACCAACTACGAATATGACGACTTCTAATGGCGACTCACACACAATGCATGTTGAGCCAAGTACAAGCAGTTCCAGCTCAACAACAACACCTCTTCGTCGGTCAAGTAGAAGGAGCACGTCGCCTCGTGTCGGGAATCCACAAAAGCGTGTGCTAATAGAAGTGAGTGGAGAAACTAACACAGGACAACGGGGCATAACAGTGCCTGTACGAAGAAGGACCGGCTTGCCCACTATTGCCAACGGCGATATCTACACAGTGATCGGTCCGAATGGTACAAGAGTACccagcaaaaaatttaaagaactaTCTTTTACGGCAGCAGGTATTACCACAC CGCTGGAGGCGAATTAA
- the LOC120772897 gene encoding early boundary activity protein 1-like isoform X1: protein MEDLLNWITRTKPSRSVPGIDTHPILSKAQIKYENEMIMNAEEPEELKPLINRWLVEYQNLTKSELTKFNPATQEALRAKYILARKMHETLKERAIRRKQGLPNPKLNKNLSDFPETPERPKTRHSINSNIQQNEERRELKVFVEKAFSVISNAKKRNTLLEEIFDEKNVSNNADSSTSEPTTNMTTSNGDSHTMHVEPSTSSSSSTTTPLRRSSRRSTSPRVGNPQKRVLIEVSGETNTGQRGITVPVRRRTGLPTIANGDIYTVIGPNGTRVPSKKFKELSFTAAGITTRKLLCLVFTEEILAKSTLSGKPSPAFVGRERPPKIPLNPEKVADIEYCVLSRIDTSKLTVRNVITTKCSDVGKKYRHLNKAPRPIDRNEE, encoded by the coding sequence ATGGAAGACCTTTTGAACTGGATAACTAGAACAAAGCCTTCGCGAAGTGTACCAGGTATAGATACGCACCCGATACTTTCTAAGGCTCAAATTAAATACGAAAATGAGATGATTATGAATGCGGAAGAACCCGAAGAGCTCAAACCACTAATAAACAGATGGTTGGTAGAGTATCAGAATCTTACGAAGTCAGAACTTACCAAATTCAACCCGGCAACTCAAGAGGCGCTTagagcaaaatatattttagctaGGAAAATGCATGAAACATTAAAGGAACGTGCCATCAGGCGAAAACAAGGACTGCCAAATCCTAAACTGAATAAAAATCTTTCCGACTTCCCCGAAACACCAGAGCGGCCGAAAACACGCCATAGTATAAATTCTAATATACAGCAAAATGAGGAGAGACGAGAGCTTAAGGTATTTGTGGAGAAAGCTTTCAGTGTCATCAGCAacgcgaaaaaaagaaatactttATTGGAGGAAATATTTGATGAAAAGAATGTGTCAAATAATGCAGACTCCTCTACAAGTGAACCAACTACGAATATGACGACTTCTAATGGCGACTCACACACAATGCATGTTGAGCCAAGTACAAGCAGTTCCAGCTCAACAACAACACCTCTTCGTCGGTCAAGTAGAAGGAGCACGTCGCCTCGTGTCGGGAATCCACAAAAGCGTGTGCTAATAGAAGTGAGTGGAGAAACTAACACAGGACAACGGGGCATAACAGTGCCTGTACGAAGAAGGACCGGCTTGCCCACTATTGCCAACGGCGATATCTACACAGTGATCGGTCCGAATGGTACAAGAGTACccagcaaaaaatttaaagaactaTCTTTTACGGCAGCAGGTATTACCACACGTAAGTTGCTATGTTTGGTTTTCACGGAAGAGATCCTAGCGAAAAGTACACTTAGCGGCAAGCCATCACCAGCATTTGTGGGCCGTGAACGTCCTCCTAAGATTCCATTGAATCCGGAAAAGGTTGCGGACATCGAATATTGTGTTTTGTCCCGCATAGATACGTCCAAACTTACAGTCCGGAACGTAATCACCACTAAATGTTCGGATGTCGGAAAGAAGTATAGGCACCTCAATAAGGCACCACGACCGATTGATCGAAACGAAGAATGA